One segment of Ipomoea triloba cultivar NCNSP0323 chromosome 12, ASM357664v1 DNA contains the following:
- the LOC116000047 gene encoding EG45-like domain containing protein: MNTSSRSLCIFVIFFFHSIYFPACEADVGTAAHYSPPYSPTTCFGSDPTQFPSSNLFAAAGDGIWDNGASCGRQYLVGCISSITPGACVKNQTIQIKIVDYAPGVMSTPSSSGTTIVLSDEAFGLIADALADSINIEFQQV, encoded by the exons atgaatacaAGTAGCAGATCCCTCTGtatatttgtcatttttttcttccactcTATTTATTTTCCTGCTTGTGAGGCAGATGTGGGAACTGCAGCTCACTATAGCCCTCCCTACTCGC CAACGACGTGTTTCGGGAGCGATCCGACTCAGTTTCCGTCGAGCAATTTGTTCGCGGCGGCGGGAGATGGGATATGGGACAATGGAGCTTCCTGCGGAAGGCAATACTTGGTGGGGTGTATAAGTTCCATAACGCCCGGAGCTTGCGTAAAGAACCAAACTATACAGATCAAGATCGTTGACTACGCTCCGGGCGTCATGTCCACGCCTTCTTCGTCCGGCACCACCATTGTTTTGTCCGACGAGGCCTTCGGACTTATTGCGGATGCTCTCGCTGATTCTATCAACATTGAGTTTCAACA